In Geotalea uraniireducens, the genomic window CGGCGACAACAGCAATTACCAGATAAGCTGTCACGAAACGGATACCGGCAGCGGTACCGATCAGGGCTGGAACAACGTCACGCCATGGAGCAATTAGCCGCTTCGTGCCCCGACCGGGGGCGAGAGCCTCCGGCATTACCAGGGCCGTTCCGCAAGGGACGGCCTTTTTTTGCGGCCGGAAGGAACGTTTAATAACGCGATCCCATATTTAAACTGCGCCGCCCATCGGCCCTAATGCCGACAGGCTACTACATTGAGTAACCTTTTGATTTTCATGTTTTTTACGCGTGAAACGCCTTTGTCAGACGGCAGTGTTGTGGTATGAGGATGGGAGATAGAACAAAACTCCCTGCCGCCGCTTTCCGAGCTACCAGGTTTGCGTTATCGAATCGGGCGTAACGGCCAGGGTGGCGCGCAGCCAGTCGAATTTCGACTTCAGCAGCTCAAAATCCGGCCCGGAGGTTACGAAGGACGCTGTGCCCCTGATCAGAAAACCGGCGCCCGGGCCGTGCAACCCCTGCACCTTGCTGCTTCCCACGGTAATCAGGACTTCGGGGTTAAAAGCGACGTTCGCTTCGGTACGGTGCATGTAACCGGCAGGAATCAGCAACCGGCCTTCGGCGGATATCCGGACGTAACTGTTCCAGGTGTTGACCAGATGGGGCCCGTCCTGGCCCAAGGTGGCGATGGCCACGACACCATCCTGTTTCAGAATTTCGAGCAGTTTTTCGGGAATCATGTGCGTTTTCTCCTCTATGTCGAGCGGTTGTACAGCCATGGGCTGTGATTGGAAATTCTCATGTTCATCCTGAATCATACCGACACGGTTCCTTTATACAAGCAGCTCTACCAACAGATCAGGGCGCAGGTGCTGTCGGGTAAACTGCCTGCCCATACCAGGCTCCCGTCCGTCAGGGACCTGGCCGCCGAACTGTCGACCAGCCGCAATACGGTGGATGGCGCCTACCAGGAGCTGGCCGCGGAAGGCTACATTTACAGCAAAGAGCGGAGCGGCTATTTTGTCTCGGCGCTCGATCATGAGGTCGCGCCTCACGCACCGGCCGATAAACCTTCCCAACAGAGCCGTCCCCCACGAATATCGCCACACTGCACCTATGATTTCCATCCTGCCCGGCTCGACCCGGCAAGCTTTCCTGCGGCACGGTGGCGGGCCTGCTTTCTGGAATGCCTCCGCGGGTGTTCCCGCGAGCTCACCCACTACGGCGATCCCCAGGGAGACTGGGGATTACGCAGCGCCATCCGCCAGTACCTGGAGCGTTCCCGGGGCGTCATCTGCGAACCGGAACAGATCGTCATCTGCTCCGGACTGCAACAGGGGCTGGAGATCGTCGCCCAGCTGCTGCAAGAGAGCCATTCATCGGTGGCGGTCGAAGATCCCGGGTACCACCTGCCGCGCGCGGTCTTCCGGAACCATATGTTCCGCATCGTGCCGATTGCCGTCGGAGCGAGCGGAATCGACCTGGAAGCGCTACGAGCCAGCGACAGCACCATTGCCTATGTCACCCCTTCCCACCAGCTCCCCCTGGGCTGCGTGATGCCCATCGCCAACCGGCTGAACCTGATCGATTGGGCCCAGGCGGGCGGGAAGCTGATCATCGAAGACGATTACGACAGCGAGCTCCGCTACCACGGCAAACCGATCCCCTCGCTGCAGGGGTTGCGCCCCGACGGGAACATCATCTACACGGGGACATTTTCCAAGATTCTCTCTCCGGCCCTGCGCCTGAGCTACATGGTGCTGCCTCGCCTGCTGCTCGCCCCATTTCACGCCCTGTACCGTGATTATTTTTCCACCGTTTCGCTGCTCGAACAGAAAACCATGGCGCGGTTCATAGAGTTGGGATACTGGGAGCGCCATGTCCGGCGCATGCGCACGGTGTACAAGAAAAAGCATGATGCCCTGCTCCAGGCCGTCGAGCGCTCTTTCGGCGACAGGGCCACCATCGTTGGCCAGGGTGCCGGCCTTCATGTGGTTTTACTCCTGCGCGAAAAGAATCCGGGTGAAGCCGCAATCCTTCAGCGCGCCACGCACCAGGGAATCAATCTGTTTCCGTTCAGCGCTACCTGCGCCACAGGCAAGCCCGTCCCGACAAGCCTGCTGCTCGGTTTCGGCGGAATGACCGTAGCCGAGATAGAGCAGGGTGTAAAGGTTCTGTCCGGACTGTGCTTTTGAATGTCGGGGACCGGCAGCTTCGTGACCTCAATGAAACGATAGTAAAATTTTGCCCCCACGAATAGGTGCAGTTGTAAATAAAATCATGGGGCCAGATTTCAGCGGCAAGAGGGGACCCGAAACCAGCCCATGGCGGCCCCGGCCCATGGCAGTCCATTTTCAGATTTTGCAGCACACCGCCCCGAAATCACCGACAGGTTACTACATTTAGTAACCTTTTGATTTTAATGTTTTTTGGAAGCGAAACGGCTTTGCCGGGCGGGGGTTGTGTGGTATGAGGATGAGAGGATGTTTAGGGGGGCGGGATGAGTGGGTTGAGGCCGTCGGCCATCTGGAGAAATGTTCCATTTGGGGGATGAGCGGTTCATGCGCACGCGTGAACCCTCAATAGGGAGTCAGTGCTTACTTTGCCACTTCACATGTAGTCCAAAATTTTGGTTCATATATTTTGAATTGTCTGTTATTTTTCACAAAAAATGAAACAAACAAGGATACACTCATATGTCCCAACATTACATCGTCATGGCTGATGTCATTCGTAGCAGGTCATTCGACGGCAACGACCTTATGCATGAGTTCACGAGGATTGTTGCGGAGTGCAACGCCGCTCATAAGGGCGGTTTGCTGTCTCCCTATACAATTACTTTAGGTGATGAGTTTCAGGGGATCGCGGGATCTCTTAAGAGTACTGTTGATTCGATTTTATTTTTGGAAGACCGCCTCCTGACGGTTCATCCAGCTTTTAAGCTCCGTTACGTTATTGTCTATGGTGAAATCGACACTCCAATAAACCCGCTGATAGCTCATGGAATGATGGGTACCGGTCTTGTCACTGCAAGAGAAATGTTGACTAAAAAACAGCGGGGGAAAAAGCGATTTCAATTAAATATGCCTAACCTGCCTTACACTGATGATCTCGACATGCTCTTTCGGCTACTGGAGTTGCTATCAGGACACTGGAAAGGAAAAGATTACGAATTGATCCGTGAACTCATTTGGAATAATGATGCTGTCGTCGCGACACGCTTTGGAAAGACAAAGTCGCAAATATGGAAGCGCAGAAAAACACTGCAAATCGAGGAGTACGTAACAGTAAAGGAGCTTCTCTGCCGGACAGTCTCCTACAGAGAGGATATATGAGACAATTCTTTGTTTATCCAGTTATATTCATTGTTGGCGAGATCTTGGCGATTTTAATTTTTATGACTCTTCGTAAGTCGGTGGCTAACACGTCGGCGATCAAAAAACCTGATGTTGAAACTTTTAAAGGCATATTGGAGCGACTTGTTATTTTTTGCGGCCTGACAGGTGGGTACTCGACTGTTCTTGTAATGTTCGGAGCACTGAAACTTGGGACTCGATTGCATGACGAACATGATAAGAACGTGTCTAACAACTATTTTCTCATAGGAAACCTACTGTCGGCATTTATTGCCATAGCTGATGCCATTGCCTGTGGAGTTTTACTTAAGAGGTAAAGATTATTCAGTTGAAGCTTTCAACCTGAATCTAGGAGAAATACCCAATCGGGTGGCCACGGAGCAACCGGAATCACCCTGGGAAAAACTGTGCGGGCAGGTCATTCTCGGTACGGAGGCGTTTGTGGCGCAGGTGCGGGAGCGACTCGGCGGGAAGGGGGCGATCAAGGAGATTCCGCGACATCAGCGGTATGCGGGTCGACCTGCCCTTGCCGAGATGTTTCCGGCGGGCGGCACATTGCCCAGGCAGGAGCGTAACCGCCTCATTCGGATCGCCCACGGTCAGCACGGCTACACGCTTACGGACATCGCCCGGGCGCTGGACATCCATTACACTACAGTCAGCAAAGTGATTAATGCGAAAAAGTGATATTTCAAGACTTGACCCCCGGAATGCTTTCGCAACATAGGAACATTCTCTGGAGTTATTGGCGATGTCACGAGTTCAAGTCTTCAGTTCGGAGACTACAATAGCATACATCCAGAATTGAAACGCCGAGGAGTGTCGCAAGACGAGCGTAATCAACTTGAGGAAATCCTCGATGAGCTTCCAGAAGCCAAAGGCCCCAAAAAAGAAGCATTGCTGAAACGAGGAATTTCTTGGGTCACGAGAAATGCAAAGGAACTCGGAGCGTTATCGTCTGCCATTAGGGCGTGGTTCGAGTGAGACATGTTCAACCAGACAGGTGGACACCGCCCCGCCCGGAAAACCGACCGGGCGATTCGGGTCACCTGCCGAGCCGTTGGAAAATGATGACAAAAACAAGAAAAGTAATATTGATATATGGCGTATGGTCCTTACTCTTGCTCTGCATTGCATTGTATGGAGCCATTTTCACCACTCATGGCGAATTTGGAGTTAGCACTCATCTTTGGCTCACCATTACGGGATTGCCTCTTTCATTGCTGTCGTGGCTCATTAAACCAAATGGTACGGTTTTAGGTACGCTGGTAGCAGGTGTAATTGGTCTTTTGCAATGGAGTGCTGTTGCTGAAGTCAGCACTCGGTGGGACGAGTGGAGAAAGTCTAAAAGAAAAAGTAACTAATAGGCGAACAAGGCGGAATCTAGGGGGACGGGAATCTAGGGGGACGCCCATAAATTTATAAGTTTCTATTGAAGCAAGAAGGATGAAAAGAGATGCCCCGTCAGGCTCGGATCGATGGAGCTGGCACGCTCCACCACATCATTTGTCGCGGCATTGAGCGCCGTGAAATTTTCACCGATGACTCGGACAGGGATGATTTTGTCTTGCGGATGGGGACGATCCTCGCCGAAACCTCGACGCGGTGCTATGCATGGGCTTTGATCCCAAACCATTTCCACTTGCTGCTACAGACCGGAACTGTTCCCGTCGCCACCGTCATGCGTCGCCTTTTGACTGCAACATGGGGGTCAAGTCTTGAAATATAAGATTTTGAGGAAAAGAGTTGGAAAAGTGATATTTCAAGACCTGACCCCCCTGAGCTTTCATTTCTGTTGGAATATATCCTTATTTTAGAAGTGTTGTTCCAGTTAAATATTTCTATATGCTTACTGTTGGTTATCCTGAAGATGAATTAATGTTAGAATTTATTTGGAAATCTATCGTTGGATACTTCATTGGAAAAGAAGTTGAACAACTAGACATAGCTAAACTTCCATTTGATAAGTATACAACATATTTGCAGTCAGAGCTTCCATACGAAAACATAGTTAGTACACTGCAAATAGAAAAGAAAGGAGCAACTGGAGGGTCAGGTCTACATTCCACACTTTATGTAGAATGTAGACCTGACCCTTAAAGATGTTTCCGTGGGGAAAGGTTCGCTGCCGAGAGAGGGTGGCGTCTTGATGATTTTCTGAGCAAAGCTTTGGAGGATGCAGGAAGTAACTTATAAATTTATGTGCGTCCCCCTTGATTGTCTTTGTCTCCTTGATTGTCTCACCCTCAGCCCCGTTATGAAATCTGAGCCATAGAATCGCTTCAAAATTGGGGAATACCATGAACAGAAGCGTATTAAATCTCCTGAAATCAGTGCTGGTAGGCTTCATGCTCCTATCAGGTTGTGCATCAATGCCTCAAACCGTAAGCGATATAATCCTGAAAAACCCACGATTGACAGAACGAACCAAACAATCGGGGGGAGTTCTTAAATCATTTGCGATTGGCGGAAAGGGACGGGACGCCGGGACGAGCATCACGTGCACGCCGGACGGTTCATGTCTGATTTTCGGCGAATCCATCGCGAGCTTCGGTAATACTACCGACTACCTGGCAGTTAGGATATCTCCCGACCAGCAAATTGTGTGGGCAAAAATCTATGACGGAAGTGGTCCTGACCATGCCCTCTATGCTGTTGCTACATCGGATGGCGGCTTTCTACTGGTGGGGCTGAGCAAAAGCGTGCTTGCCACGCCTATGAAATACCCAGACAAGCCCCTGTACCCTCTCATCATCAAAACGGACACGTCAGGCAACGTACAATGGGCACGGACAATTCAATATCTTAGTAATACGGATTTTTCCCTTTACAACGTGATTCAGGCCTCGGATGGCGGCTACATATTTTCCGGATATCAAGAAGGAAAGGATCCGTTACTGTTCAAGCTGTCAAAGCAGGGCGACTATCTTTGGGGGTATTACTATGGACTCTCCAACGGCATGGAAATTCATCAGTTCCGCCTGACTGAATTATCCGACCGTCAATTGGCGATCATGTTTAATGGCAAAGACTCACTAGGTTTGTTTGTAGCTGATCCGCATGGCAACCCGCTCTGGGCAAGGACCTATAAAGATGAAGAAACCTCTTTAATTCGAGCGGAAGGTGTAGTTGGTGACGGGAAAGGCGGCTTTGTCATGGTTGCCACGAATGTGATCGGCTCTGGGGCCAAGGTAACAGCTGCCGTAGCCGTAGCAAGATTAACTGGGCATGGGGACGTCTCATGGGGCCATCAATACTCTGTGGGCATGCTAAATGTCCCGACGATGATTTTGAGGGGAAACAACAACGATTTCGTCATTACAGGAATCACTGGCGATGGCGTTTTAGCATTTCGTTATTTAAATCAGTTATCTGATAGACCTGTAAATGCATTTGCGCTTTTAATTGACGATAATGGCTATGAGAAGTCATCGTTTGTCTCTTTTGGCCCCCCTTGGGATTACATCAATGCCGTGTCAAAGGCGCAAAACAGCTATATTCTGCTGGGCGCCGTACCGTTGGCAGACCACAAGGTAAACTTTCTTTTGTCGGAATGGCAGCCGCAACGAAAGACTCCGGATCGAAGCAACCAAGGTCTTTTTTCAGCAAAAACCTTCAAGATGCGGCAAGAAACCGTGTTGATCAAAGCAAAACCCGTCGAGCTGCCTACTATCGAGGTAAGCAATTATCTGTCGATTCATGAGCTAAAAAGCCCTGTGATGCAATAAATTGGCAAAAGCCTTCATAACCATCTGACCGAAAGCTTGTCAGGTGATCTTCCGAGCTGTTACGCCGTGACCGCTCTACTCACACCACAAGGAGATTTCCCGCATTGGACATTCCACGGATCTTCAACATCACCGAAAGTGCTCATCGCATTCATAACCCACTAACACCCGAAAAGCTCGCCACGCTCGGCGCGGCGCTGCGGCTGGAAAGGGGAACCCGCGTGCTCGACCTCGGCAGCGGTTCGGGGGAGATGCTGTGCACCTGGGCTCGCGATTACGGTGTCATCGGCACCGGCATCGACATGAGCCAGTTGTTCACCGGGCAAGCGAAACTCCGCGCTGAAGAACTCGGCGTCGCCGATCAAGTCACGTTCATCCATGGCGATGCCGCTGGCTACGTCGCTGCCGACAAGGTCGGCGTGGCAGCCTGTGTCGGGGCCACGTGGATCGGCGGGGGGGTCGCCGGCACCATCGAGCTTCTGGCGCGGAGCCTCCGCCCCGGAGGGATCATCCTCATCGGCGAGCCCTACTGGCGGCAGCTACCGCCGACAGAAGAGGTCGCCAGGGGGTGCCTTGCCGGCTCAATCGCCGACTTCCTCCCGCTTCCGGAACTTATCGCGTCGTTCGGCCACCTCGGCTACGACGTCGTCGAAATGGTTCTGGCAGACCAGGACAGCTGGGACCGATACGAGGCGGCCAAGTGGCTCACCATGCGCCGCTGGCTTGCAGCCAATCCCGACGACGAGCTGGCGCAGGAGGTTCGGGCTCAATTGACCTCGGAACCCGGGCGCTACGCCGCTTACACGCGGGAATACCTGGGCTGGGGCGTGTTCGCGCTGATGCCGCGCTGAGAAGGCTACACGTACAAAGGCGAAACCTGACTACTCGACACCCTCCCCCTTGCCCCCTCCCGTCAAAGGAGGGGGATGTTATGTCGGATAGTCAATGCACTTCGTAGTAACATAAAACCACGCAGCTTCGAGGTATCTCACATGCCCCCCACTATTGCGCATCTGCAGCACCTCGGCTGGGATGAATGGTTTGCGGCCCAGGCAGAGGAAAAGGGCCTGACCGGGCACCGCGTTGCCCGGGTCGTTGCCGTGGACCGCGAGCAGCTACTGGTGATGGATGAATCCGGGGAATTCCGCGCCCGGCTTGCCGGCCGGTTCCTCTTCATGACCGAGCAGTCGGTCGATTTCCCCTGCGTCGGCGATTGGGTGTGCGTGCAGCACGACAGCGCGGACCGCTTCGGCATCATCCACGACGTCATCCCCCGGCGGTCGTTTCTCCGCCGCAAGGCAGCGGGCGACACCATCGAACACCAGATGATCGCGGCGAATATCGACGTGGCCCTGATCGTCCAGTCCTGCCAGTTCGACTTCAACGTCAACCGGCTCGAGCGCTACCTGGTGATGGTCAGAAACGGGCGGGTAGCTCCCGTGGTATTGCTGACGAAAACCGATCTGGTCACCCCCGTAACGCTCCAGCAGCTGAGAGACGACATCGGCAATGCCGGGATAACCGCGGCGGTGATCGCCCTGAGCAACGTCACCGGCGCCGGGGTCGAGACGGTGCGCGACATGCTGCAACCGGGAAAAACTTACTGCCTGCTCGGTTCATCGGGGGTCGGCAAGAGCACCCTGATCAACCGGCTGCTCGGCCGGCAGCACCTGGAAACCGGCGGGGTGAGCGGGACGGGCGAGGGGCGCCATACGACGGTGCGCCGCGAACTCGTGCGCCTCGACAACGGGGCGATGCTGATCGATAACCCGGGGATGCGGGAATTCGGCATCCTGGGGGCCGAGGAGGGGCTGGGCGACAGCTTTGCCGACATCTATGCCCTGGCGGCGCACTGCAAATATGCCGACTGCGCCCACGCCAACGAACCGGGCTGCGCCGTTTTGCGGGCCGTCGCGGACGGCAGCCTCCCGCAGGGACACTACCGGAACTTTCTCAAACTCCGCAACGAGGCGGAGTTCCACGATCTGTCGTATCTGGAGAAGCGGCAGAAGGATAAGGACTTTGGCCGCTTCCTCAAGTCGGCCAGGAAAGATCCGGGATTCAGGCGGAAATCCTGAAGAGGTTGCGGGACAGGGATTGGCGACAAGGGGCTATACCTGCCCCGGAATTTCTGGCAGAATCCATCCCAGTATCAAACCGAAGGAGGATCTCGCCATTATGTCCCGGTTTGTCATCGTTGTTCTGCTTCTGGCGCTCAGCCCCCTCTGCGCCGCCGCAGCCGTCCCCCCCTCGTCGCTCAACCTGAGCGTGGAGGCTTCCGCCGCCGATCTCGCCGCCATCATCAACCGCTCGCTCCCCCAACAGCTCTACAAGGGCCAGGGTGCACTGGGGACCTCGGTCACCGTGCTCCGGACCGGCCCGGTGGCCGTAGCGGCAGCCGACAATTTCGTCTATTTCACCCTGCCGGTGCAGCTAACCTTCGGCTACTCGTTCTACGAGAGCTATCCGCTCCGGGCGGGACTCAGGTTCAAGGCGCGGATCGGCGTCACTCCGGACTGGCGCCTCAGGACCGAGCTGTACTACACCGGCCTGTCGGACAACCTCGCCGACAAATTCAGTCTCGGACCGCTGTCGCTGAATCCGAAAAGCATGGTCGAGAGCATCACCCAGCCGGTCCAGCGGCTGCTCGAGCCGCTCATCGACGCCAAGGTCAACGACGCCGTCCAGCTCCGGGCCAAGGTCGCGCCGCTCTGGCAGCGGGCGTTTACCCCGACGCTGGTGAGCAAGGAATTCAGCGCCTGGCTGAAGCTGACCCCGGAAAAGATCGTCATGAGCCCGCTCTTGGCGGCGAACAACCGGATCCAGCTCTCCCTCGGCGTCATTACCGGCGCCGAGATCACCGTCGGCCCGGAACCGACGGCAGCACCGGCGGCGCCGCTGCCGCCGCTGCAGCTCCTCCCCTCCTTCGACCGGCAGTTTCATCTCCAGCTCGCCAGCGACATCTATTTCGCCGATCTCGTCACGGCGCTGAACCCCGTGCTGATCGACAAGACCTTCGGCGACGAGCGGAAGATTACCGTCAAAAGCTTCAGCCTCAAGGGCGAGGAGGGCCGCTTGGTGATCACCCTCACCGCGACCGGCGATTTCGACGGTGAGCTGACGATCCTGGCCAAGCCGGTGTACAACCCGCAGCACAATACCCTGACCTTCGAAGAGGTCGATTTCGATACCCGGCACGCCGGCTTGCTGATCAGCGCGGGGAGCTGGCTGTTCAGCAGCAGCATTCGCAGCACCATCAAGACGAAGCTCGACGCCGCCGTCGTCGAGCAGTTGGAGAAGGCCCGCGGAAAGGCCTGCGCAGCGCTCACCGCCGTGCGCCTGGCCGACCACCTGAACCTGACCGGTGCCGTAACGGCGCTGTCGCTCGGCGAGGCGACGGTGCAAAACGACCGGCTGTCGGTCGAGGTGGTCGCCCAGGGGGAGACGAGCGTCCGGCTGCAGTGACGCCCCCCCCGAACAATACGGCAGGAAGGAAAACGAAGATGCGAAGCTGGCAGTACGACGAGTTCCGGCATTGTGGGGTTGATTACTCGCAGGTCGAGCAGGCTGAAGCGTATGACGAACAGCATCAGCAGTTCCGCGACTATGGGAAAGAGTTCCGGGGCATGCTGGAGTTCCTCGACCTTCGCGACCCGACGGATAAGACCGTCATAGATCTGGGGTGCGGGACCGGCGCCACGGCATTGTTGGCGGCAGCCATGTTCAAGACGGTCTATGCCGTCGACGTCTCACACGCCATGCTTGAGCGGGCACGGGCGAAAGCGGACCGGAACACCCGGAACATCACCTTCGTAAAAGCGGGCTTTCTGACCTATGACCATGGTGGCGAGGCGGCGGACCTGGTGATAACGAAGGCCGCCTTTCACCACTTGCCCGATTTCTGGAAGCAGATCGCCTTATTGCGCATGAACGGGATGATGAAAACGGGCGGGCAGCTGTATATCCACGATGTGGTTTTCCAGTTCGACCCCCGGCACTATGCCGGCAAAATCGACGCATGGATTGCCCGGTTTGCCGCGGTGGCCGGAGGGAAATTCACGGCGGAAGTCGAAACGCATATCCGGGACGAATACAGCACCTTCGGCTGGATACTGGAAAAGATGATCGCCAATGCCGGCTTTATCGTTGAAAAGGTGACATCCGACGACGGTTTTGTCACCGAATACGCCTGCCGCAAAGTCGCTGACGTGGGCCTCGGCGAGACCGCCTGAACTGCCGGCAGCAGGCGGGCGCAGACATTTAATGAAACAGGAGGAACCCAATGGGGGGAACATCGATCAAGGCGCTTTTTTGTACTGTCACTGTCTGCCTGGCGGCACTGGTGCTTCCGCCGGGCATATGCTCCGCCGAGCCGACGGAGGTACGGGTCAACAATTTCCCCGATACCCAACGGGTCAACGGCGCCGTTTCGCTCGAAGGCACAGCCAAGGCCGTCAAACAGGAAGGAATCTTGCTGCTCCCGTCACGACGCAACGAGCTCAGTGAACTGTTCCACGCCGGTAAAGTCGAGACTGACGGCTACACCTCCGTGGCGATCCACGTGCAGGGCGAAATGAAAAGCGACGCCTTTTCATCGGGGATGATCGGCATCATCCTGCTCCCGGACGAGAAACCGATCCTCAGGGCGCTGAAGGAAGTAAAACAGCTCCAGTTCCCGATCGAAACCACCTGCAGCGTAAAGAGCGGCGATTCCGAATATTTCAGCTGTGAAAGCAATCAAAGCATCGGTTTTGCCCAGTACCGCATCTACTTTTACAACACCACGAACAAGTCGGCCGAGGTTAATGCCTACCTCTATCTCAGAAAGTAGACGGGCCGGCCCCTTCCGCTTGCCGCTCTTTCGGGAGCCCGGCCCGTCTCGGGGAGAGTGCCATGAAAGGTGGAATCAGCTTAAAGGAATTCATCGCCGACGTAAAAAAGGA contains:
- a CDS encoding pyridoxamine 5'-phosphate oxidase family protein, which codes for MIPEKLLEILKQDGVVAIATLGQDGPHLVNTWNSYVRISAEGRLLIPAGYMHRTEANVAFNPEVLITVGSSKVQGLHGPGAGFLIRGTASFVTSGPDFELLKSKFDWLRATLAVTPDSITQTW
- a CDS encoding PLP-dependent aminotransferase family protein → MFILNHTDTVPLYKQLYQQIRAQVLSGKLPAHTRLPSVRDLAAELSTSRNTVDGAYQELAAEGYIYSKERSGYFVSALDHEVAPHAPADKPSQQSRPPRISPHCTYDFHPARLDPASFPAARWRACFLECLRGCSRELTHYGDPQGDWGLRSAIRQYLERSRGVICEPEQIVICSGLQQGLEIVAQLLQESHSSVAVEDPGYHLPRAVFRNHMFRIVPIAVGASGIDLEALRASDSTIAYVTPSHQLPLGCVMPIANRLNLIDWAQAGGKLIIEDDYDSELRYHGKPIPSLQGLRPDGNIIYTGTFSKILSPALRLSYMVLPRLLLAPFHALYRDYFSTVSLLEQKTMARFIELGYWERHVRRMRTVYKKKHDALLQAVERSFGDRATIVGQGAGLHVVLLLREKNPGEAAILQRATHQGINLFPFSATCATGKPVPTSLLLGFGGMTVAEIEQGVKVLSGLCF
- a CDS encoding SatD family protein, which produces MSQHYIVMADVIRSRSFDGNDLMHEFTRIVAECNAAHKGGLLSPYTITLGDEFQGIAGSLKSTVDSILFLEDRLLTVHPAFKLRYVIVYGEIDTPINPLIAHGMMGTGLVTAREMLTKKQRGKKRFQLNMPNLPYTDDLDMLFRLLELLSGHWKGKDYELIRELIWNNDAVVATRFGKTKSQIWKRRKTLQIEEYVTVKELLCRTVSYREDI
- a CDS encoding transposase, producing the protein MPRQARIDGAGTLHHIICRGIERREIFTDDSDRDDFVLRMGTILAETSTRCYAWALIPNHFHLLLQTGTVPVATVMRRLLTATWGSSLEI
- a CDS encoding SAM-dependent methyltransferase yields the protein MDIPRIFNITESAHRIHNPLTPEKLATLGAALRLERGTRVLDLGSGSGEMLCTWARDYGVIGTGIDMSQLFTGQAKLRAEELGVADQVTFIHGDAAGYVAADKVGVAACVGATWIGGGVAGTIELLARSLRPGGIILIGEPYWRQLPPTEEVARGCLAGSIADFLPLPELIASFGHLGYDVVEMVLADQDSWDRYEAAKWLTMRRWLAANPDDELAQEVRAQLTSEPGRYAAYTREYLGWGVFALMPR
- the rsgA gene encoding ribosome small subunit-dependent GTPase A, translated to MPPTIAHLQHLGWDEWFAAQAEEKGLTGHRVARVVAVDREQLLVMDESGEFRARLAGRFLFMTEQSVDFPCVGDWVCVQHDSADRFGIIHDVIPRRSFLRRKAAGDTIEHQMIAANIDVALIVQSCQFDFNVNRLERYLVMVRNGRVAPVVLLTKTDLVTPVTLQQLRDDIGNAGITAAVIALSNVTGAGVETVRDMLQPGKTYCLLGSSGVGKSTLINRLLGRQHLETGGVSGTGEGRHTTVRRELVRLDNGAMLIDNPGMREFGILGAEEGLGDSFADIYALAAHCKYADCAHANEPGCAVLRAVADGSLPQGHYRNFLKLRNEAEFHDLSYLEKRQKDKDFGRFLKSARKDPGFRRKS
- a CDS encoding DUF4403 family protein; the encoded protein is MSRFVIVVLLLALSPLCAAAAVPPSSLNLSVEASAADLAAIINRSLPQQLYKGQGALGTSVTVLRTGPVAVAAADNFVYFTLPVQLTFGYSFYESYPLRAGLRFKARIGVTPDWRLRTELYYTGLSDNLADKFSLGPLSLNPKSMVESITQPVQRLLEPLIDAKVNDAVQLRAKVAPLWQRAFTPTLVSKEFSAWLKLTPEKIVMSPLLAANNRIQLSLGVITGAEITVGPEPTAAPAAPLPPLQLLPSFDRQFHLQLASDIYFADLVTALNPVLIDKTFGDERKITVKSFSLKGEEGRLVITLTATGDFDGELTILAKPVYNPQHNTLTFEEVDFDTRHAGLLISAGSWLFSSSIRSTIKTKLDAAVVEQLEKARGKACAALTAVRLADHLNLTGAVTALSLGEATVQNDRLSVEVVAQGETSVRLQ
- a CDS encoding class I SAM-dependent methyltransferase, yielding MRSWQYDEFRHCGVDYSQVEQAEAYDEQHQQFRDYGKEFRGMLEFLDLRDPTDKTVIDLGCGTGATALLAAAMFKTVYAVDVSHAMLERARAKADRNTRNITFVKAGFLTYDHGGEAADLVITKAAFHHLPDFWKQIALLRMNGMMKTGGQLYIHDVVFQFDPRHYAGKIDAWIARFAAVAGGKFTAEVETHIRDEYSTFGWILEKMIANAGFIVEKVTSDDGFVTEYACRKVADVGLGETA